In a genomic window of Mercenaria mercenaria strain notata chromosome 19, MADL_Memer_1, whole genome shotgun sequence:
- the LOC123542816 gene encoding toll-like receptor 8, whose amino-acid sequence MENMHIITFLVVMSTAFILLVCGSKADVVCETTDKRMTCQYDIPKKIPPGVTEVYVENHRDMNLRRNSFSDPRWKHILILQIYQNKAKTHSIQVHDSAFRELDSLSVFGIHTRGFSIGDRHRSNIFRGLENITELDFSGCVNLNSSFVALSLMQDGEFTKLRTLNLNEVNTNTGSRNINFSQLFIDMLVNKRIKNLSLRKTMIHFQPFIQKSVSEVTRFDLSDTSYSLSYRFSSPDDVFVPYLRLFGNSKLLNITNFKMFDTFWRGDRLRFTNLHCTDCTELCGVYIFNLLFVEYIYANNMLVDTGFPIEIINSTFNFTCRMHLKVVELRENNVRRIQGTTFHWPDQNFLRYLDLTGNKMSFLSSSVTRGLTKLKTFVLGENRLSDMSSSPELINLFANCLNLEKLVLDRNGLSYLPESIFLRNKMLTYLSLKGNLLRKVTFNTKHLKYLQHLDLSDNLIHILDEQSMNNLNDVIHFQTYSNINLEGNPIECSCKSAPFVEWIQKHSVYMPHRGIMLNCTIEGRIVGIDDKTVAKTQFMCIRILVYVSIALAVVFAIAASTVVSIAVPKLIKRRRKNDQVRRFLQKYQNNQIKENFLCLLSYFNTDSTVAIEHIYKNMNETLKEITGPESDSVCIVERHFRAGAEIVAEIMRFVSESCVIVFVVSKSFCQNNWCCLEIKEAYEQQKPIVLIVCEEVDENEMPAHLKQTFQRCTRAKLVKQDEEFTVQPGGWEGLCDSIIHLASRQCAEELE is encoded by the coding sequence ATGGAGAATATGCATATCATAACATTCCTGGTGGTTATGTCGACCGCTTTCATCTTGTTGGTATGTGGTTCCAAGGCAGATGTTGTTTGTGAAACTACAGACAAACGAATGACTTGCCAATATGATATCCCGAAAAAAATACCTCCTGGGGTGACAGAGGTCTACGTTGAAAATCACAGAGATATGAACCTCAGGAGGAACAGTTTCAGTGATCCACGTTGGAAACATATTTTGATTCTTCAGATATACCAAAATAAGGCAAAAACTCATTCCATTCAAGTTCATGACTCTGCTTTTCGTGAATTGGATTCTTTGAGTGTATTTGGTATCCACACACGTGGATTCAGTATTGGTGATAGACATAGAAGTAATATTTTTCGCGGACTAGAAAACATTACTGAACTTGATTTTTCCGGATGTGTCAATCTTAACAGCAGCTTTGTTGCGTTATCACTAATGCAGGATGGAGAATTTACAAAACTTCGCACATTAAACTTAAACGAAGTTAATACTAATACTGGAAGTAGGAATATAAATTTTTCTCAACTATTCATAGATATGCtggtaaataaaagaattaaaaatctgAGTTTACGAAAAACGATGATTCATTTTCAGCCGTTTATTCAGAAATCAGTTTCTGAGGTTACACGTTTCGATCTATCTGATACGTCATATAGCCTGTCATACAGGTTTTCATCACCAGACGATGTGTTTGTTCCGTATCTAAGGCTATTTGGGAACTCAAAATTGCTGAATatcacaaattttaaaatgtttgatacgTTTTGGAGAGGAGATCGGTTACGTTTTACTAATCTTCACTGTACTGATTGTACAGAACTATGTGGGGTGTATATATTTAAccttttatttgttgaatatatttACGCAAATAATATGCTTGTAGATACTGGATTTCCTATTGAAATAATTAATTCAACGTTTAACTTTACATGCAGAATGCATTTAAAGGTAGTAGAGTTAAGGGAAAATAACGTTCGTCGAATACAAGGAACAACATTCCATTGGCCAGATCAAAATTTTCTGCGTTACCTTGATTTGACAGGTAATAAAATGAGTTTTTTGTCTTCAAGCGTAACCAGAGGACTTACAAAGCTCAAAACATTTGTGCTAGGTGAAAACCGGCTGTCTGATATGTCTTCTTCTCCTGAACTTATAAACCTGTTTGCAAACTGTTTAAATTTAGAGAAACTTGTGTTGGACAGAAATGGATTATCCTATCTACCGGAGTCAATATTTCTTCGGAATAAAATGCTTACTTACCTTAGCCTTAAGGGAAACCTTCTTAGAAAAGTTACTTTTAACACAAAACATCTCAAGTATCTACAACATCTAGATTTATCTGACAATTTGATTCATATCTTAGATGAACAATCAATGAATAATCTGAACGATGTGATTCATTTCCAAACATATTCAAACATCAATCTGGAAGGAAATCCAATAGAATGTTCATGTAAAAGTGCACCTTTCGTAGAGTGGATACAGAAACATTCAGTATATATGCCACACCGTGGCATAATGCTTAATTGCACAATAGAAGGCCGGATAGTTGGCATTGATGACAAAACTGTAGCTAAGACGCAATTTATGTGTATAAGGATATTGGTGTACGTATCTATCGCCTTAGCAGTAGTTTTTGCAATAGCTGCAAGTACAGTTGTATCTATAGCCGTTCCTAAATTGATCAAAAGACGTAGAAAGAATGACCAGGTCCGGAGATttctacaaaaatatcaaaataaccaGATTAAAGAAAACTTTCTGTGCTTACTGTCCTATTTCAACACGGATAGTACTGTTGCCATTGAACATATCTACAAAAATATGAATGAAACATTAAAAGAAATTACTGGCCCTGAATCAGACTCAGTTTGCATCGTTGAACGACATTTTCGTGCTGGAGCAGAAATCGTGGCCGAAATAATGAGATTCGTATCAGAATCTTGTGTAATTGTCTTCGTCGTGTCCAAGTCATTTTGTCAAAACAACTGGTGTTGCTTAGAAATAAAAGAAGCCTATGAACAACAGAAACCAATAGTGTTAATTGTCTGTGAAGAAGTAGATGAAAACGAAATGCCTGCTCATCTTAAACAAACGTTTCAACGATGCACTCGTGCAAAACTCGTGAAACAGGATGAAGAGTTCACTGTCCAGCCTGGGGGCTGGGAAGGGCTGTGTGACTCTATCATACATCTCGCAAGTCGGCAATGTGCAGAAGAATTAGAATGA